The Candidatus Zixiibacteriota bacterium genomic sequence GTAGTTTCTCCGACGCGGCCACCTCGCGCACACGGGAGAAGATGACCTGATGGCCGCGATGAATGCCATCGAAGGTCCCGACAGTCACAACAGCCGAGCCGGCAGGGAGCTTCGCGAAGTCTTCGATCCCGCGTACGAACGTAGTCGTCATGCCAGCACCCGATCGTACTTGAGGATTTCGCGGCCGGGGTGGGCTTGCAGTGAGCCCGATGGCACCACCGCCGTCGCTATGGCCAGAAGCGAGCCGTCTTTGTCTTTGAGCAGTAGATGATCTCCGGACTGGAATTCGCCCTGAACCCCTGCGATATCGCGTCCGGTAGGCCGACGTCCGAATGACACCTTGGCGCGGAACTCTGGGTCTACCGTGACCGTGCTAAAGCCAAGTGCGGCGTCCACAGGGATGATCAGTCGATTCAACTCGCCGCGCTCACGGGCATTCGATAACGCCTCCAGAGTATGCGCGTCCTCAAGACGGAACCGGCCGCTTCGCGTCCTCACGAGTGAATACAGGTAGCCGCCGCAGCCAAGTTTGCGACCAACGTCGTGAGCGAGACTTCGGACATATGTACCTTTTCCGCACACCACGCGAACACGAAGCCGGCCCCGGCTGTACTCCAGCAGCACAAGGGAGTGAATAGTAACCGTGCGCTGAGGTGGGGTCGTCTCCTCACCCTTCCGGGACAGTTTGTAAAGGCGCTCGCCATCGACGTGCACTGCAGAATACGGCGGAACTGCCTGGGTAATCTCGCCTCTGAATGCGCCCAGCGATTCCTCAACCTGGGATTGTCCGGGAAAGCTATCCAAAGCGGTAGTACTGCCTTCCGGAACGCCCTCGCGGTCGTAGGTCGGTGACTCCAGGCCAAGCTGAATCTCGGCCAGATATTCTTTGTCGGCGTCGGTTAGGAACCGAGCCGCTTTTGTCCCCTGCCCCACTAAGAGTACCAGGAGGCCGGTCGCTTCCGGATCGAGCGTGCCGGCATGTCCAACTGCGCGCTGCCCCAAAATCCGACGCACCTGATCAACCGCATCGTGGCTTGTCAAACCCGACGGTTTGTTCAGGGGCAAGACCCCGTGGTATGTCGCCGGTCTACGCGTCATGGGCCTCCAGCAAAAGCCTTACGATTTCTCTCTTGGCCAGCTCCAGGGGCAGCTTGACCGTGCACCCGGCCGCGTTGGGATGTCCCCCGCCTCCAAACAGCCCGGCAATCGCGGCGATGTCAAAGCTGTTGCGCGAACGCAGCGATACCTTCGTATGACCATTCTCAAGTTCGCGCAGTAGGGCTCCGGCCTGCACGCCGCGAGTGTACATCGCGTAGTCAACAAGGCCCTCAGTGTTGGCGATGGATGCGCCCGTTTCCACGAGCATCTGCCGGGTCAGCGGCATGATACAGATACGCCCGTCACCGTAGTACTCCAACGCACTCAGCAGGCGGCCGGTTAGTTTCATCACCGCCGGGTCAACATCATAATACACCCGATCGCAAATCATTCGCGGATCGGCGCCGGCCCGCACCAGATCACCGGCAACCGCCAGAGTGTGCGGTGTGGTCGACTCGAAGCGAAAACGCCCAGTGTCGGTTAATATCGCTGCGTACAAGTTAGTAGCCATGTCCGCCTCGATCTCGAATCCCACCTGGCGAAAATAGTCGTAAGCCATTTCTCCAACCGACGATGCCTTAACATCCACCCAGGAAACATCGGCTTGCAGTTCGTTCTCGGGGTGATGATCGATATTGATGACCTTGGTAGCTTCTCCAATGAAGCGGGCCACCGTTCCCAGACGGTTGAGGCTGGGGCACTCGAGAACAACCGCCACATCATATGACACGGTCTGGTCAATGCCCCCCGCCACAGCGATCTGCTCAACTCCGGGCAAGAACAGATACTTTGCCGGAACGTCCGACTCCCTGAGCATGTTCACGGACTTCCCGATCGCCTGGAGATACGAACCGAAAGCCAGTTGTGTGCCGATAGCGTCGCCATCCGGGTCGATATGCGATACCACCAGCGGTCGGCGGCATTGCTCCAGTATTTGTTGAATGCGGGTGATCCGCGATATGGCCAGGTTGTCAGTCATTGGTGTGGTCACTATGGTCTCTCTTGATCTCTTCCAGCAGTTGTTCGATCCTCACCCCTGTCTCGACCGACGGGTCGAACTTGAAATCCAGCTCGGGGATATGCCTGATCCGAAGGCTCCGCCCGACCAGCGAGCGCAAGCGCCCCCTTTCGCGCATCAGATACTCTTCAATCATGGCACGATCAGAGGCTTGACCCAGATAGGAGTAGTACACGCGAGCGTGGCGCAGATCGTCCGACAACCGGACATGGGTAAATGTCACCATGCCGGGCACACGGTCGGCCAGTTCCGACTCCAGGAGCCGGGCAATATCGCGCTGCATCTGCACGCTGAGTCTCTCGGATCGCTTGAACTGTCTCATCCCGAATCTCACAATGGTGGCATCGGCACGATGGATTGGTGCGGATGTCCAACAGGCTGCACCGGCCGCGGGGCCGGCGTCAGGGCCGACATCACCCCAGTGTTCTCGCCGTCTCCACCACCTCGATAGCTTCGATCATGTCCCCCACTTTAATGTCGTTGAAGTTCTCGATGCCGATACCGCACTCGAAACCTTCCTTGACCTCACGTGCGTCGTCCTTGAATCGCTTCAATGAGGCGATATTACCGGTGTAAACCGTTTTGCCGTCGCGGGTCAGGCGCACCCGATCTTTCCGGGAGACGCGTCCCTCGCGCACGTAGCAGCCGGCGATAACTCCGACTCTCGGAACCTTGAAGATCTCCCGCACTTCGGCCATGCCGACAAACTGCTCTGACACCGTCGGGGCCAGCAACCCTTCAAGCGCCTTCTTGACATCTTCCTCGGCCTCGTAGATGACTTCGTACCGGCGAATGTCCACTTTCTCGCGTGCTGCCAGCTCACGCGCTCTCAGATCCGGCCCGACCTGGAATCCAATAATAATCGCATCAGACGCTGCCGCCAGGAGAACATCTGACTCGGTTACCGGTCCGACCCCGCGGCGAATGATGGCGGTCTTGACTTCGGAAGTCTCGATCTTTCCGAGAGTGTCGGCCAGAACTTCCGCTGATCCGTCGACATCGGCCTTGATGATCAGGCGAACTTCCTGAATCTGGCCTTCCTGAATGCGGCTGAAGACTTTGTCAAGAGAGATCGCGCCCTGCGGCCGGCGGGCATCGTACTCACGCTTGATCTGGCCGCGCCGAGCGGTGATTTCGCGTGCTTCCTGGTCGTCCTTGACTACCAGAAAGCTGTCACCGGCCTGCGGAACACCGCTGAGCCCTGTGACCTGCGCCGGTGTCGACGGGCCGATCGTATCGAGGCGTTGATCGCGATCGTTGTGAACGGTGCGCACGTGCCCGGAATAGACGCCCGCTACAATCGGGTCTCCTACGCGCAACGTACCGCGCTGGATCAATACCGTGGCGACCGGGCCGCGCCCTTTTTCGAGTTTGGAGTCAACGACTACGCCCTGGCCGCGTATCGACGGATCCGCCTTCAGATCGAGCATCTCAGCCTGGAGGAGGATCATTTCGAGCAGCTTGTCGATACCTTCGCCGGACTTTGACGAAATGTTCACGGCGATAGTCTTACCACCCCAGGCCTCCACGAGAAGGTTCTGCTTGGCCAGTTGATTGCGGACCTCGTCTGGATTTGCGCCGGGTTTATCGATTTTGGAAATCGCTACCACGATTGGAACGCCTGCGGCGCGGGCGTGATCGATGGCCTCAATCGTCTGTGGGCGCACGCCCTCGTCGGCCGCCACTATAAGCACGACGATATCGGTGATCTGTGTCCCGCGAGAGCGCATCGCCGTGAACGCCTCGTGACCGGGGGTATCGAGAAAGACGATCCGACTGTCATTATGGACCACCTCGTAGGCGCCGATGTGCTGCGTGATCGCTCCGGCCTCGCCCGCGACTACGTTGGTCTTGCGGATATAATCCAGCAGAGACGTTTTGCCGTGGTCGACATGCCCCATTACCGTAACTACCGGCGCCCGCAGTGCCAGTTGTTCTTCGTGTTCTTCCTCGCGAGCTTCCTCGCCGATTTCGGCCTGCAGTTTGACATCGTAGCCGAACTCGCTGGCGACCATTTCGATTGTATCCATGTCGAGGCGCTGGTTGATCGTTGCCAGCATGCCGAGCTCCATAAGCTTGGCCACGACCTCG encodes the following:
- the truB gene encoding tRNA pseudouridine(55) synthase TruB; protein product: MTRRPATYHGVLPLNKPSGLTSHDAVDQVRRILGQRAVGHAGTLDPEATGLLVLLVGQGTKAARFLTDADKEYLAEIQLGLESPTYDREGVPEGSTTALDSFPGQSQVEESLGAFRGEITQAVPPYSAVHVDGERLYKLSRKGEETTPPQRTVTIHSLVLLEYSRGRLRVRVVCGKGTYVRSLAHDVGRKLGCGGYLYSLVRTRSGRFRLEDAHTLEALSNARERGELNRLIIPVDAALGFSTVTVDPEFRAKVSFGRRPTGRDIAGVQGEFQSGDHLLLKDKDGSLLAIATAVVPSGSLQAHPGREILKYDRVLA
- a CDS encoding bifunctional oligoribonuclease/PAP phosphatase NrnA translates to MTTPMTDNLAISRITRIQQILEQCRRPLVVSHIDPDGDAIGTQLAFGSYLQAIGKSVNMLRESDVPAKYLFLPGVEQIAVAGGIDQTVSYDVAVVLECPSLNRLGTVARFIGEATKVINIDHHPENELQADVSWVDVKASSVGEMAYDYFRQVGFEIEADMATNLYAAILTDTGRFRFESTTPHTLAVAGDLVRAGADPRMICDRVYYDVDPAVMKLTGRLLSALEYYGDGRICIMPLTRQMLVETGASIANTEGLVDYAMYTRGVQAGALLRELENGHTKVSLRSRNSFDIAAIAGLFGGGGHPNAAGCTVKLPLELAKREIVRLLLEAHDA
- the rbfA gene encoding 30S ribosome-binding factor RbfA, with the protein product MRQFKRSERLSVQMQRDIARLLESELADRVPGMVTFTHVRLSDDLRHARVYYSYLGQASDRAMIEEYLMRERGRLRSLVGRSLRIRHIPELDFKFDPSVETGVRIEQLLEEIKRDHSDHTND
- the infB gene encoding translation initiation factor IF-2, giving the protein MAVVTKKIHDLAKEYKVSAHAMLKIVQDMGYPVKSHMAAATPDIVNAVSLKFAQERRQAKLEMEQKRKAALDAERHRLEIEARAKAEAEAAAKAAAEANTLAKIDGLTRGKLIKAAPPKVAEPVVAPVVIPPVVVEEDDNLAAMLKKAEQKKKRKDRKKKKERRVVDQVEVAKSFRATMADLSGGKPKRKYKKAASDDDTGIENPNQIEVNEFMSVAELAKLMDHKPAEVVAKLMELGMLATINQRLDMDTIEMVASEFGYDVKLQAEIGEEAREEEHEEQLALRAPVVTVMGHVDHGKTSLLDYIRKTNVVAGEAGAITQHIGAYEVVHNDSRIVFLDTPGHEAFTAMRSRGTQITDIVVLIVAADEGVRPQTIEAIDHARAAGVPIVVAISKIDKPGANPDEVRNQLAKQNLLVEAWGGKTIAVNISSKSGEGIDKLLEMILLQAEMLDLKADPSIRGQGVVVDSKLEKGRGPVATVLIQRGTLRVGDPIVAGVYSGHVRTVHNDRDQRLDTIGPSTPAQVTGLSGVPQAGDSFLVVKDDQEAREITARRGQIKREYDARRPQGAISLDKVFSRIQEGQIQEVRLIIKADVDGSAEVLADTLGKIETSEVKTAIIRRGVGPVTESDVLLAAASDAIIIGFQVGPDLRARELAAREKVDIRRYEVIYEAEEDVKKALEGLLAPTVSEQFVGMAEVREIFKVPRVGVIAGCYVREGRVSRKDRVRLTRDGKTVYTGNIASLKRFKDDAREVKEGFECGIGIENFNDIKVGDMIEAIEVVETARTLG